One genomic segment of Oncorhynchus mykiss isolate Arlee chromosome 10, USDA_OmykA_1.1, whole genome shotgun sequence includes these proteins:
- the LOC110533863 gene encoding nuclear fragile X mental retardation-interacting protein 2 isoform X1 encodes MEEQPKDRAQERRYYHHGEERNPIQYKTSLKNDQISFQYQHQETQTKKTGNGKINTGEVEGEKILSAKNFVGIPLPTHSNGNRHLINANVKQKSTRNVFTTLSKVGSKEGLVHKKNMDRISDKAQDFTNHYEGKFLDKKESALFLNGVVNSAHITNGYSSKSPPDNDGSGSEGGYTTPKKRKTRRNSIKNTEHVTRERERVMQQGNATQEPEDSELEPTEKLVSSRIDHKADAQTAVKRMDAPEVAMGELQKKNSDSKTAAGAFGKKFENRPKAKLSSSSKEDSWTLFKPPPVFPVDNSSAKIVPKISYASKVKENLNKAAQAGGEVQTPQVPGRLSQVPMSAMKTIISASFTNGPVSGDGNSCPSVGTFFTPAASSIPPAPSLPCGENVASTLDNDYNSLTNPAAVDLRKCTLFIYPLNPLNMQPVLPSARQVDTQAAQTNQKALGDIFQNQWGLSFINEPNVGPEGGSGPVAAVEGKAAVVTFQGEQCPAAKPVLDSNLSIPEPLPLTLAQDSEKRTSAPACPPATVKGEDGEKTQLSRQEKTKGEAKSPGAVLLASCKDSAEPAQAPLTNLVLGLSKEPPHSKSLDRGSWGSFDLKAAVTYHTKEMEYVFNLQKQDPKRVVCYDKTKDGPDQ; translated from the exons ATGGAGGAACAGCCCAAAGATCGGGCACAAGAGAGACGATATTACCACCATGGAGAAGAAAGAAACCCCATTCAATACAAAACATCTTTAAAAAATGATCAGATCTCCTTCCAGTACCAGCATCAGGAAACGCAGACGAAGAAAACAG GCAATGGAAAAATAAACACCGGtgaggtggagggggagaagaTTCTGTCTGCAAAGAATTTTGTTGGTATCCCTCTTCCCACCCACAGCAATGGTAACAGACATTTGATAAATGCTAACGTAAAACAGAAGTCAACACGCAATGTTTTTACCACTCTTTCAAAAGTTGGCAGCAAAGAGGGTCTTGTTCACAAGAAGAATATGGACCGCATAAGTGACAAGGCCCAGGATTTCACTAATCACTATGAGGGAAAGTTTTTGGACAAAAAGGAATCTGCTTTGTTTCTGAATGGGGTGGTAAACTCTGCTCATATTACAAATGGTTACTCCAGCAAGTCACCCCCTGATAATGATGGCAGTGGCTCAGAAGGTGGATATACTACTCCTAAGAAACGCAAGACCAGACGCAACAGCATCAAGAACACAGAGCATGTgacaagagaaagggagagagtcaTGCAGCAGGGCAATGCCACACAGGAGCCAGAGGATTCTGAACTTGAACCAACAGAGAAATTGGTGAGCTCGCGAATTGACCATAAAGCAGACGCCCAGACAGCAGTCAAGCGGATGGATGCTCCAGAGGTGGCTATGGGTGAACTGCAGAAGAAAAACTCAGACAGTAAGACTGCTGCAGGTGCCTTTGGTAAAAAGTTTGAGAATAGGCCCAAAGCCAAGCTCTCCTCCTCTTCGAAAGAGGACTCTTGGACTTTATTCAAGCCCCCTCCAGTATTTCCTGTGGACAACAGTAGTGCTAAAATAGTGCCCAAGATTAGTTATGCAAGTAAAGTTAAGGAGAACCTCAACAAAGCAGCCCAGGCTGGAGGAGAGGTGCAGACTCCTCAGGTGCCTGGTAGACTCTCACAGGTCCCCATGTCTGCTATGAAAACCATCATCTCAGCTAGCTTTACTAATGGCCCCGTTTCTGGAGATGGAAATAGTTGCCCGTCTGTTGGTACCTTCTTCACTCCTGCTGCTAGTAGTATTCCGCCAGCCCCCTCTCTCCCATGTGGGGAGAACGTAGCATCTACTTTGGACAATGACTATAACTCTTTAACCAACCCTGCAGCTGTAGATCTGAGAAAGTGTACTCTTTTCATTTACCCCCTAAACCCTTTAAATATGCAACCTGTGCTCCCTAGTGCTCGCCAAGTGGACACCCAGGCTGCTCAGACAAATCAGAAAGCCTTGGGGGACATTTTCCAGAATCAGTGGGGGCTGTCTTTCATCAACGAGCCAAACGTGGGGCCAGAAGGAGGAAGCGGCCCGGTGGCTGCCGTGGAGGGCAAGGCTGCGGTGGTAACATTTCAAGGGGAGCAATGCCCTGCTGCCAAGCCAGTCCTTGACTCTAATCTATCAATCCCAGAGCCTTTGCCTCTCACTTTGGCTCAAGACTCAGAGAAAAGGACTAGTGCCCCAGCTTGCCCACCTGCTACAGTGAAGGGTGAGGATGGGGAAAAGACTCAGCTGTCTAGACAGGAGAAGACAAAGGGCGAGGCTAAGAGTCCAGGTGCAGTTTTGTTGGCCTCTTGTAAAGACAGTGCTGAGCCTGCCCAGGCCCCCCTGACCAACCTAGTGTTGGGACTGTCTAAAGAGCCGCCCCATTCTAAGAGCCTGGACAGAGGTAGCTGGGGGTCGTTTGATCTGAAAGCTGCTGTTACTTATCACACTAAAG AAATGGAATATGTTTTCAATTTGCAAAAACAAG atccAAAAAGAGTAGTCTGTTATGACAAGACCAAGGATGGACCTGATCAGTGA
- the LOC110533863 gene encoding nuclear fragile X mental retardation-interacting protein 2 isoform X2, translated as MMKPRKHLSLGNGKINTGEVEGEKILSAKNFVGIPLPTHSNGNRHLINANVKQKSTRNVFTTLSKVGSKEGLVHKKNMDRISDKAQDFTNHYEGKFLDKKESALFLNGVVNSAHITNGYSSKSPPDNDGSGSEGGYTTPKKRKTRRNSIKNTEHVTRERERVMQQGNATQEPEDSELEPTEKLVSSRIDHKADAQTAVKRMDAPEVAMGELQKKNSDSKTAAGAFGKKFENRPKAKLSSSSKEDSWTLFKPPPVFPVDNSSAKIVPKISYASKVKENLNKAAQAGGEVQTPQVPGRLSQVPMSAMKTIISASFTNGPVSGDGNSCPSVGTFFTPAASSIPPAPSLPCGENVASTLDNDYNSLTNPAAVDLRKCTLFIYPLNPLNMQPVLPSARQVDTQAAQTNQKALGDIFQNQWGLSFINEPNVGPEGGSGPVAAVEGKAAVVTFQGEQCPAAKPVLDSNLSIPEPLPLTLAQDSEKRTSAPACPPATVKGEDGEKTQLSRQEKTKGEAKSPGAVLLASCKDSAEPAQAPLTNLVLGLSKEPPHSKSLDRGSWGSFDLKAAVTYHTKEMEYVFNLQKQDPKRVVCYDKTKDGPDQ; from the exons ATGATGAAGCCACGCAAACATCTTAGCCTGG GCAATGGAAAAATAAACACCGGtgaggtggagggggagaagaTTCTGTCTGCAAAGAATTTTGTTGGTATCCCTCTTCCCACCCACAGCAATGGTAACAGACATTTGATAAATGCTAACGTAAAACAGAAGTCAACACGCAATGTTTTTACCACTCTTTCAAAAGTTGGCAGCAAAGAGGGTCTTGTTCACAAGAAGAATATGGACCGCATAAGTGACAAGGCCCAGGATTTCACTAATCACTATGAGGGAAAGTTTTTGGACAAAAAGGAATCTGCTTTGTTTCTGAATGGGGTGGTAAACTCTGCTCATATTACAAATGGTTACTCCAGCAAGTCACCCCCTGATAATGATGGCAGTGGCTCAGAAGGTGGATATACTACTCCTAAGAAACGCAAGACCAGACGCAACAGCATCAAGAACACAGAGCATGTgacaagagaaagggagagagtcaTGCAGCAGGGCAATGCCACACAGGAGCCAGAGGATTCTGAACTTGAACCAACAGAGAAATTGGTGAGCTCGCGAATTGACCATAAAGCAGACGCCCAGACAGCAGTCAAGCGGATGGATGCTCCAGAGGTGGCTATGGGTGAACTGCAGAAGAAAAACTCAGACAGTAAGACTGCTGCAGGTGCCTTTGGTAAAAAGTTTGAGAATAGGCCCAAAGCCAAGCTCTCCTCCTCTTCGAAAGAGGACTCTTGGACTTTATTCAAGCCCCCTCCAGTATTTCCTGTGGACAACAGTAGTGCTAAAATAGTGCCCAAGATTAGTTATGCAAGTAAAGTTAAGGAGAACCTCAACAAAGCAGCCCAGGCTGGAGGAGAGGTGCAGACTCCTCAGGTGCCTGGTAGACTCTCACAGGTCCCCATGTCTGCTATGAAAACCATCATCTCAGCTAGCTTTACTAATGGCCCCGTTTCTGGAGATGGAAATAGTTGCCCGTCTGTTGGTACCTTCTTCACTCCTGCTGCTAGTAGTATTCCGCCAGCCCCCTCTCTCCCATGTGGGGAGAACGTAGCATCTACTTTGGACAATGACTATAACTCTTTAACCAACCCTGCAGCTGTAGATCTGAGAAAGTGTACTCTTTTCATTTACCCCCTAAACCCTTTAAATATGCAACCTGTGCTCCCTAGTGCTCGCCAAGTGGACACCCAGGCTGCTCAGACAAATCAGAAAGCCTTGGGGGACATTTTCCAGAATCAGTGGGGGCTGTCTTTCATCAACGAGCCAAACGTGGGGCCAGAAGGAGGAAGCGGCCCGGTGGCTGCCGTGGAGGGCAAGGCTGCGGTGGTAACATTTCAAGGGGAGCAATGCCCTGCTGCCAAGCCAGTCCTTGACTCTAATCTATCAATCCCAGAGCCTTTGCCTCTCACTTTGGCTCAAGACTCAGAGAAAAGGACTAGTGCCCCAGCTTGCCCACCTGCTACAGTGAAGGGTGAGGATGGGGAAAAGACTCAGCTGTCTAGACAGGAGAAGACAAAGGGCGAGGCTAAGAGTCCAGGTGCAGTTTTGTTGGCCTCTTGTAAAGACAGTGCTGAGCCTGCCCAGGCCCCCCTGACCAACCTAGTGTTGGGACTGTCTAAAGAGCCGCCCCATTCTAAGAGCCTGGACAGAGGTAGCTGGGGGTCGTTTGATCTGAAAGCTGCTGTTACTTATCACACTAAAG AAATGGAATATGTTTTCAATTTGCAAAAACAAG atccAAAAAGAGTAGTCTGTTATGACAAGACCAAGGATGGACCTGATCAGTGA